AGTTCAAACCTAACTGGATGGGCAAGATTAAAGGATTTTGAACAGAATATTGAGTTTATAAAGTAGCTACTCAGATGAGTAGCTTTTTTATTTTATTTATAAAAATTTATCATTTAATATGATATAATAAAAAAAACTTTAGATAAAACTTAAGGGTGTATATAATGAGAAATATTGTTCTGACAGGTTTTATGGGAAGCGGGAAAACGTCAGTAGGTCTGAAATTGTCCGAAATACTAAATATAAACTTTATTGATACAGATTCATTGATAATAAAAAAGTTTAATATGCCAATTGAGGATATTTTCAAGATCTATGGGGAAAGGAGATTTAGAGAAGTTGAAGAAGAGGTTATCAAAGAAATTTCTGAAAATCAAGATTTGATTATTTCTACAGGTGGTGGTGTTGTTCTTAATAAAAATAATATAGAGTATTTAAGGAAAAATGGTATTATATATTATCTTCATACTTCACCTGAGGTTGTATTTGAAAGAATTAAAGATGATACATCAAGGCCACTACTCCAAAATAAAGATAAGCTTAAAACAATAATTAACTTAATGAATTTTAGAATACCATTTTATAAGAATTGTGATTATGAAGTAAATACTGATAATATGAAAATTGAAGAAATTGTTGATAAAATATTAAATATTCATCTTAAAAAGGAGACTACAAGATGATCAGATTTGGACCTGCAGGTAATTCAGAAAGTTTTTATAATGCTGGTAATAAGTCGAGTGTTGATGCTCCGAAGTGGCTTAATTCGATTGGACTTAATGCTTACGAATATCAATGTAATAAAGGAGTAAATATCAGTCTTAATAAAGCAAAAGAAATTGGTATAGAGGCAAATAAATACAATATTTTGTTGTCAATTCATGCACCTTATTATATTAATTTTGGAAGCCAAGAAAGAGAAAAATTAGATAAATCAAAAGAGTACATTTATAAATGCCTTGAAGTTGCAAAAGAAATGAAAGCAGAAAGAATTGTTTTTCATCCAGGTTCCTGTGCTAAGGTTGATAGGGATATTGCTTTTAATACAGCATTAAAATCCATAAAAGAAATGATTTATACAGTTAAGGATATTGGTTTTAAT
This window of the Caldicellulosiruptoraceae bacterium PP1 genome carries:
- a CDS encoding shikimate kinase — translated: MRNIVLTGFMGSGKTSVGLKLSEILNINFIDTDSLIIKKFNMPIEDIFKIYGERRFREVEEEVIKEISENQDLIISTGGGVVLNKNNIEYLRKNGIIYYLHTSPEVVFERIKDDTSRPLLQNKDKLKTIINLMNFRIPFYKNCDYEVNTDNMKIEEIVDKILNIHLKKETTR